TGACATCAAGGCAGCTAATATTCTTATTGATGATAACTTTGATGCAAAGGTAAGGTTATTAAGTTTCAGAAGATTATTTGTTAAGTTTCAAATATCTATACATGAATGTCTGCATTGTTTATTTTTGACTTGCTTCTCCATTTATTCTGTGATTGAGTTTTGAAAGTTCTAGATTTAGATACATTTGGATTATCCTTGGCTTGGAATGGGTCAGGAGATGCTGCCATGATGGGAAAAATTTTGGTtcccttttctcttttcctctgCCCACAACAAACAGAAAGTTGTGTCATTTAATTGCATGGTGCTGTTTGCATGGCATAAGTTATGTGGAAAAACTTCATTCtcattttgtaattaaatacttttttaataTTGACTTTTATGATAAATAATGTACCTGGGATCTTTTGTTCAGGTTGCAGATTTTGGGCTTGCTAGGTTTTTACCAGATGCTGATGCTTACTACACTAGAGTAATGGGAACTCTTGGGTAAGATCCATTTCTATGTGTTCTTTCTGCAAAGCTGTGGTGCTGCCATGACTTTTAGTTATGGAGCAGTCTAATTAATGCTTAAAAAGCAATGATGGCTTGGCTATTACatattctttttaacttttgaattaattgtttcttaatatCTTGAAATAATCCTGTATTCACCAAATGCAGTTATTTGGATCCAATTTATTATAATGATGGACAGCTCACTGATAAGTTGGATGTTTACTCCTTTGGTGTTGTGCTTTTGGAGTTGATTACTGGACTCAAGCCTATCAGACAAAATCCACCCTTCAACATGGTTAATTGGGTATGTATTCCATGATCACTAGTCCTTAATTGTTCACTATACTTTGTCAATGTAATCAGATCATCTTGggatataacttttttttgttgttgaaatattaaaaagaacaaTCACTTTGTTTGGAACAAAAAAATCTTCGCAAGTACGTGTTCATTTGCATGGGGGCAAGGGTTTTGGACAAAGTTTACtgacaaaattggttgtagtcttaaattacaacattactcaataaaataaaaattactacatattttgaaaatctaatcgtcgaattgcatgttctttactctcttaatacacatgtcaaattgcgtgtcaatcagatattatttactatataatttataagtgtttatattttatgcataattttaaactacaaaaaacttgcaatttaaacaatttattgataacatagctattgatttttaattttctagaaattttgcaagtatggagtttataaaaagaagatgtaatccaatagttgatttgtcaaaattcatcttcaataaaaagatattgagtaaggttgtagtctcAGACTATAATCAATTTTGTCCAGGGTTTTCATTGTTCCTTTATGGTGTCCTATTCTGTGTTTGTATGTATGTGTGAATTGATTTTAGGTTCTTCtcttaatgaaaaaatttaggTTAAAGTACAAATTACACCTTTTAAGTTTggaagtttttaaattttacactttgaaactttaaaatttgaattttatctcTTGAAGTTATATTGTGTGCATTAGCAACCCCTTtgtccttattttttattaaatgtcaTATAAGCTTGCCACACGTAATTAGTTCTTCCAATAAAATAATGCCAATATGGCTCTTAAGAGAAcactttttttgataggtaaatcCTCTTAAAAAACTGGTGGTGGAAAAGAGTGTAGGGTACCTTCTATAATAATAGTATATTGATTCattgatttgatttaattttttgttttgtataggATAGTTGATATCCTTTCAGTTATGCGTTTGAGAAAGTAAACCCATGTCATTTCTTGttcattatattttaataaagcGTTCTAAATTCATAGGTTTTCTAGGCCCTTTAGACATGCAgatacaaagaaattttttagtgTATCCTCATTTAGTTTAGGCTGTTATaacttctatatttttttttcttcttaaaagaTGCAGCATTTTAATTGCATAACTTGAGTGACATGAGACAAATAACATTTTACTCTTACGGAATTTTAGGCAAAGCCTTTGCTCCCACCAGCTTTGAAAAAGAGGAAATTTGACGATCTCGTTGATAAAAGGTTGGAAAAGAACTTTGACTCTAAAGAAATGGCTCGAATGGTTAGTTGTGCTGCTAAATGCGTGTGTCTATCATATGAGGAACGGCCAGGAATGAGCCAGGTAACTCTACCACTTTctaatattgaaaatttgaaataattacTTCTCTTTGTCTAATCCTCTTATCTTCATTCTTTTTAGCAttgcaaaattacaaataataaacCTCCTTAGCCCTTACTTATTGTGTTTGTGAACTGTAATGCCCATCATCTTGTTTAGTACGAAATTTTTATAgttgattattttgtaatttgtaaaGTATATGGAATATCTAGGTTTTGTATCAATATATTGCTAAGTTTTGGCAGGTTGTTGTCTTTTTAATGTTCAAAATCACCAGAACGTTTATGAAATTTAGATTTTCCTAGTTGGCTATCAAAAGCTGAATTGGTTTTGAAACTGGTACAAATTACAAAAGCATTATTCTTTGCGATTGTGCACAATCCTTATTCATTTTTCACGATGGAATATAACCCTATTGCTATTCTTGCTAAAAAGCAGATACTTCGAGAGTTAGAAGGAGATCTTTCTCAAGCCGAAAAAGGATTTCGCTGGTGGTGGCCCAAAAATACTTCCTAAATAGCCCGAATATAGATATgtaagagaaatgctatgttaaGTGCCAggtagagcattctcatcaacaattgtaaaaattttagcatttacaattttaacatcaacaattttaaaaattttaacatcaaaCATTCTATTTGttttacaatttcatttaaatattttttctttaatatttttgttcatttttttacaacttcattcaatttttattatttctttaaaagaaaGCGGGCCccacttaaataaaaaaataatacaagtTTTACAATTTGTGAACAGTGCGGTCTCAAATTTGAGATTGCACTATTCATCAATGTCAAATATTACGGcatttaaaatatttgatgaaagtggttttttaaagtttggtgtgtcaaatgccaaatatttggcatttgacataCTTGATGGGAATTCTTTTATGATTGTATATAAATACGCAAAAGAAATGCTATgttaagtgacaggttgttatgGTTGTTACAAGTGGGCAAGAAAGCAATTTTAATTGTGGGTTCAAGTTAGAAttttagaaccaataacaatttaccatttatgatttgttgtgaaaatattgtgaatatttttttttttttttgaaaattttgtgaatatAACGTTTCTCAAATATGTAATGTAATGTAATTAGGCTTTGGTAGcctcacaattttccatgtcttttttttataggtttatttatttattatattaaaatgacAGTTTTAAACCTCCACATAAGCTTTGGTAgtgttaatataaaaaataaaataaataaataaatgtagtAGTTATTTATGccatatagtaaataaattgGCAAAAAGATGACATTTGTAAGTGATAGTTATTTTCTACGCGTAATCAACCCCTTCTTTGATTCGTGGGGTAGTTATTGGCTTAAATAACCACTGCCTATTTCCTATTAGTAAAAAATTGAAGTCTACAAGCAAATTCTCTTCAACATGTAATCCTCTATCAATAGCAACAATTCTCGATCAACATACGGATAATTTCATGTTTGCAAAGTGTGTTTCATTTCGTATGAATTATCTAAAAATAGGCTTGTGACTTAACTAGGAGTATTGTAACGTAATTGGTGTGCAATCTTTACCAATTTCAGTTTGTGTTCAATTGTAATCAAGTGACATTCTACCCGTGCTACTATGATATCAAGTGAGTTCTATTGcctgatatttcttgtttgatcATTTGTgcatttgatttgtttatattCCTCTTTTCTTGGTTGAATTTAGAACTTGTGAAGTCCTTCAAGTTTAGGTAGTACTTTGGGTAGTGGTAATGCTCATCTTTTTGGTGTAAAATTTAAaagcccctctctctctctctctctaaaaaaaaaaaagttttataatgGCCTCAGAGGAAAGTGACACCGTCTTCGCCGATGAAGACTTCGATGACGACGATGACGAATTATCAGAAGAAGACGACGAAGAAGAATTAGACGACGATGAAAACGACGACGTTCTCCTTGATCCAGAGGACAATGACATCATCAACTTCGCTTCTCCCTCCACGTCATCCCCTACCGTCACCGTCGCCGTTCCTTCCTCCTCTGTCACCAACGCCATCCTCGCCGTCGAACCGCCAATTGCCAAGTTAGCAATCACCACGACGGTCATAACAACCGTTGCCACCACCACAGCTGCAACAGCAACCACCACGCCTTCCCCGAAACGACAGCGTATCACTATCGAGCCACACCTCGAGGAGAAGAAGTCGCAGCCAATTCCTATCGACGATTCGCGGAGACTTTTTCAGAGGCTGTGGACCGATAAGGACGAGATCGAGCTTCTCCAGGGGTTTTTGGACTACACGACGTCGCGTGGTGTTGGAAAAATAGCatggagtgaataagaaattgatgtgttatatatattcacttgaagatgttattataagtggtgaaaattcttgagtcccacattggaaataatagaaaatataagcTTTGGGCTGGATATTGGGTTGGGCTTTAAGCATGAGTGGACTAGGCCCACTTgtccaattaataataatattttattattttattattgagtcAGTGTCTGTGCACAGAAGTTATCTCTGAAACAGTGTTTCAGTTTTTAAGTTATGTATAGTTTCATTGTCCctcattcataaaataaaacttttcaGAGAAAACTCTCCCAGTGAGAAATTTTTGGTTCATTCATTTTTTGtgtcaaagaaagagaaagaggcaTTGAGTAGTTCGTAGAGCACGACCCTGAGTGCTTCATCTTCGTGCTGTTTGATCATTTTATCTTGGGAGGCAGATGTCTAAGAGTCTCAAAGTACCACAGTGAAAGTGTGAGGGGCGAAATCCGCTTAAGGAGATTGGGTAAAACACAAGACTTAATCTCAATTATTCATCCTTTTAAGCATCTGGTCTGTGAGTTTTCAATTATTTGCagatttcttattatttatattcagtatttgtttattaattttgcctattatatctattttgtgttattgtttaattttagataCATGTTTTGTTCCTTTTACTTTATCACATCAGTAAATTGTTGAAACATATCCAACACGTGGCTCCAACTCTTGGCTCCCAAACTCTATAAGAAGACCATCTTCCGCAGAGCTGAGCACACAATCCTGTGTGGATGTTATGGAAATAGAGAAACaagacaatttttgaaaactcccCACTCAACCTGAAGCTAAAAAACCTTTGCATTCAAACTACAAGAGAATATTTCTATTATGTAAGCAAAGGCCAGAAAATAAACCGACAAATTTCTATCCAAGTGCGCTGGAACAAACCGCCAATGGGCTGGTTTAAGTTGAATACCGATGGTgcttcttttggcaattcgAGCAAGGCGGGTGGGGGTGGTCTTATACGTGATCATCTTGGGAGTTGGGTAAAAGGCTACATGAGGAACATCGGGTTTACATCCAACATTATAGTTGAGTTTTGGGCTTTAAAAGACGGACTGATGCTTGCTTCCCAACTCGGCATCACCAGCTACTTGTGGAACTGGATGCTAAAGTAGTTGTAGACCTGATGCTTTCTTCAAAATCCTCCAATAACTCCTTTTCTGCTTTGCTTAATGACTGCAGGTACCTTCTTCGCCATTTCAACCAAGTCAGGATCAGCCATGTTTACCGGGAAGCAAATAGATGCGCCGATCATCTCGTAAAAGAAGGCTGCAACATGATAGGGACTTTTGTAGTTTTAGATGCTCCTAACTCGGATGAGCTTTGTATCAAATTAGAATCTGATGCTTATGGGTTGTACTCTTTAAGGCTTTTTAGCCAATACTTTGCCTTTTATGGCTAGCTAATCAATGCATATCATccttttcaaccaaaaaaaaaaaaaaagagcacacAATCAGGAAGCATACTCAAACATTTTGTCTGAATATCTAAATTGGTGAACTTTCGAAATTGATTGTAATAAAGGAAATGCAAATAACAGGCTTAAGGTAACTTTTGCACTAAAGCTTTTTATGGTGTTATAATTATTCTCCCTCCCAAATCTTTCCAGTTCTGCGAGGAACTCTAAACCGTGTTAAATATTTATCAAGTCCTCCCTACATATTCTCATTAAAAATCCCACTccttccaaacaaaaaatgcaCTCATTTTCCAAAAGTCTTAGGCTCATTTGagtaacattgtttgtattcttttaaaatatgtatgagtgaaaaagtgaatgaaaatatgtgtaatattgtttaaaaactgaaaatgaattGTTTAACAAttctaccaaacgggccctagaGTTTTTGACGAAAATGTCCATGGTTCAAATCCTTCacccccaactatcaaattatccaaaaaaaatatatacttattttattttatttcctttcttttggtCCAATTCAAGGTTTGTTGTCATCAGAAAGTAAAGAAATTGAGGAAAACATAAACAGGAAAATAAATAGATCAAAACTCATTCTATTCACTTCAGATATGGTacaaaactaaatgaaaaaactcataaataaaaaaaagttaaataaatagataatatTGTCCATGTTTATAAAGAAGTAGAGATTTTTACTCTAGCATCTTTTAGATACAAACATTAACTCCTAATGATCACACAGTTTAGTCATAACAAagtttccttatatatatatatatatatatatatatatatatatatatatatatatttatatatatatatctacgaTCCTCTTTtgttgatcaaaaacaaaatttaaaaatgcagTCATATattttacacccaaaaaaatcatcaatgcagagaaaaacaaaacccataaacaccCACACAcataactaaaaatataatcactttacttacataaaaaaataaaacccacataACTAAAATCAATTACTAacaataatttctatttttgggtATCCTAAAGTGAtcagcttttttatttttgggagatGCCCATGACcacaaaacaaaggaaataaaataataaaaagcgATGAGTATTTTGGTCTCACCTAAAAGAGACCTGGAAAGGGTGCCAAGATGAGTCTTCCTTGCTCATGGCCTCGAGTTCTAAGGCACACCCTGCCTCACTGATTGTACCCATTTTGAGTTTGGCAGAAAGAGTTCAGATTAGAGTGGCTTTGGGGGATAGATGAAGTTATGTTGGGGAAGGGAAACCAGTACTGAAGTTAATAGTCTTCCGAGTCCGAGATGCTGCAGACCaagtgaaaataaataaataaaaggtaaaattatcaaattagaAATTACCTATGGAATGAAATTTTGACCCATTATCTTTTAcctattttttagttaaagagaTTTGAAAAATTCTAAAGTCAACTACAATTTTATTGTAActatatgataaataaattaatatataaatgtcataattactttttttttttctaataaaaagttgcaattacttttttttttttttatatataattgatgaTAATACTTGTAtaacaaaatttgcatggataaaatttagttacaaaattggttgtaacatAAGATTACAACATTACTCAATAGAATAAAtatcattacatattttaaaaatctaatagtTGAATTGCGTGTTCTTTATGcctttaatacacatgtcaaattttgtgtcaattagatattatttactatataatctataaatttatattttatgcataattttaaaatataaaaacttgcaatttaaataatttattgatgacatagcaattaatctttaattttctagaaattttgtaagcatagaagatatataaaaaaaaatgtaacccaattataaatttgtcaaaattcacctccaataaaaaaatatttagtaaagTTGTAACCTTCAATTTTGTAcctaaactttgtccaatttGAGTTATCTTTAATGTCTATGAGTACCACAAATGTCAAATGAGTAAAGATTGCATGTGAATTTTGGAAAAATAGCTTTCAAActtctcatttatttttgtattgcatgtgaattttgaaaatataaccatTGTATtaattacatgttctttttaTATCATCCACGCttccaaattttcaagaaaattaaagatcaatagatatgtcatcaatcaaatgtttaaatttcaagtttttgtggattaaaattatgtataaaaaataaatttattgatcgaatagtaaGTAACATccgatttgaacaaaattttacatacgtgttaagaacataaaaaaaatgcaattcgACTGTTagattttcacaattttcatccaataaaaacatatatgaagGATTTGAAGGATTTTTCTCTAGACTAGAGAAAAACCTTATCCAATTGACccgttattatttttttattttttagaagaagcttatatctattttttgtttaagagatttgaaaatttctaaagtcaactacaattttattttaacaatatgataaattaattaatatataaatgtcctaattacctttttttttcctactaaaatgttacaattatttttttaataattgatgaTAATACTTGTATAACAAAATTTGTATTATCCTCAATATCTATGAGAACCACAAAGATCAAACGTGTTTGGTGTGATGACTCAACCAACCAACCTATCTAATCTCTAGATGAGTGTTTTAGATTTGGAGTGGTAGCTTGTTTTATTAAGAAATAAAGACAagtaaattgagaaaataaataaaacacaccTTTATTCCATTAAAAATTCAGGTTAcatgataaaatgaaaaattacaattacaatactttatttatttgcaacaatataaagaaaaatcacatggctataatttcaagtttaaaatgtaaaaattacattGCAAAAGCATTGCCTTGAACTATTAATCCAAGGAAGGATGCTAGTTTACAACTTACGAGATGCAAATGTGTTCGGCATCTACCTTATCCTACATAAATCAATCTTTTAGGAATTAATGTACATATTTATGTCATGAATTATGCAACTCAtctaaatagaaaattaaacataataGATCATTTTTACGtgatcattattttcttttcttttttttagaattatttatGTGATCATTCAATTGAATGACAAatcagatttttcttttaagcatgcctttattcaaaacattaaaaataagatttatTCATATTTACCATTTTATGTCATTGTAATCAAATTCGGATTGCCATATCGGTATCACAAAGGTCTTTtgatatttctttgttttgcaaCACACCATCAAATTGAGTTCATCagattctcaacaaaaaaatttgagttcatCCAAATCTCCTCGACATTACAACAACTGATCCTTCAAAGTACATACCAACATTTCTTTGGTTTAAATTCTAGACAATAGTGTAATAAAATGGagcaaataaattttaaagataattattgtttttgagattttgataaattttcttTGCAAAAAAGGATAAGTAGTTGGAATTTGAAAACTTTAAATATGTTAGAAGATAATCTCATCAGCAAATGGTTTAACCTTCCAATCACCATTTTCACATCATACATACCCCCATAATCAACCCCGCCCTcccaccccccccccacccccaccaaaaaaaaaaccctaaacactGTATAATGCTCTAAACACTTTTTGTTTTGACTCCAAAAGTTTAAGAATCTAAAAGTGCTCATTGAGTAAACTTTAAGgaaatcaatatttttaattattttaaaggtaaggtaaatcaatatttttatttattttaaaggtaAGGTCAAATAGTCGATGGTAAAGAATCTCTTAAACCTATCTAACACCATACCCCACGTTTTATTAATTCATAGATATAACTACCAAAACATTACAAACTCTTTTACATCTGAACAAAATATTAGACaataagagaggaaaaaaaaaagaaaaaaaaaagagctgcATAGCACTGCAGGATGTTAGTATTagtaataacaaataacaataattaaaagaaatagatatattagtgttggtattaaattattaatattcgTTTCTATTTCAAggtgcaggaaaaaaaaatactaatatttgTCACTTGAGTTTTGGTTGAAGTATGCCCTTTTGAATATACACTACTATAAGTATTTTTAAGACTTTCTCTCATCTTTCATGTGTAgtactctcaaaaaaaaaaaaaaaagtttgattgaagTAGAATTAcctttctcccaaaaaaaaaaaaaaaaaaaaattaaaaagtttaggCTGAAGTGGGCTTTGGGGGAATGGGTTGGGTTCTACGTTCTCCACCTCTTCAAGAATAGTTGGGATATGTTTGTGGAATAATGGGCCTGTAGGGATGGAATACAAATATACAATAGGCCCTGCCTTTGTGAATCAGCTCACTTAAGTTTGAACTTGATGCCTCTGCTGTACTTGTGCGTATGTTCTAATGGAAAAATCTGGAATCTCACAACTATTCGTAATTTGAGGTAGTTATTACTGCAAAAATGGCCCActatcaaggaaaaaaattagtaatctatcactgttttgaaaatatgtagaaatctttcacttttttgaaactcgagtatATGAAATTCGAGTTTGCTGTGAAACACGAGTTTCAAAAACTCaagttctttgaaaaatatactctaaaagattttgaaaaattttccaCAGTACTCGAGTTTAAGGAACTCGAGTACCATGGAAAACTTGATTTTACCAAATTTGAGTATCTAAAAAGTGTTAGAAACCTATATATTTATGAAACAATGGTAGATTGCAACATAATATGCAAAAATGTGCTATTTGGCTATTTTTGCCTAGTTATTACAAAGGAAAATGATCGAACACATATCCTACTCTTTCCAAATCTACTTAGCCAAGCAATGAACCAATCAAACATCACAAGATAAAATGTCCCTCTTATTgaatctttcattttctttctatttttatttagatataAGACAAGtgacaattaaaaattaaataaatattacgTGTCGCACATCCCCGATCCCACTAAATATAGGAGGAAATTAGGGGTGAgtttcaattagctcaactgataaaatttatgatagttgaataaaagatctgggTTCAATTCCCATCTACACCAAAATCGATtagtgtcttgatctgataataatagttatcatcaagagcagatattataagttgaaactctcttaaaaaaaaaaaaaaaaaaaaaaaaaaaaaaaaaaaaaaaaaaaagaagaagaagaagaagaagaagaagaagaagagaggaagtTAAGGGAAATACTGtcattttcttgttttctttagcCTTATATGTTGGGCTCAAAACAAGGCCGATCGAGGTGAGAGAATAGAAGTGAAGTCGGTAACCCCAGCCAGaatatttttgaattgttgTGGTCCCCTCCCCACGATGTTCGTTGCGTGGTCTATACTATACGGCAATTTATTTAGCGAGCAAAGCCAGCAAGGGAAAGCAAAAGTCTTCGTCGACGTCTCGTGCTTTTTCCTAAGAATCTTCCTTAGGCGCTGCCCCCACCAATCACAACGCTCTCTCTCTCGCAAATGTGCACATCTGCATTTGCCCATTACGTCACACCCAATGACGGCCAAGTTTTTTCTCTGATTTTTCCCCATCACTAGATTTCCATCTTAatccctcctcctcctcctgaCGTGTTACATGTTTTGCTCAATACagtcattttaaaattttaaattctctactattaaaatatatcaaagtCTTTGccttactattattttttttataacaaagtCATTGCCTTATTCTTGAATCTTCCTacggtcttttttttttatatgataagCTATACACTTATGATCAATTTGGTATTTGATgtgttatccaaaaaaagaaaaagtttggcATTTGATGTAGGAAAGTGCAGTTTTAGTTAACAAAAATTCTAGAAtcacataaaatattacaattatTGTTACAGCTATCCATGTGACCGACTATAAGTGATGGGTCCATATGAAAGAGACTTAAAACCAATCGCAGTCATAATCAacttagaaaaatatatatatatatatatatatg
The DNA window shown above is from Quercus lobata isolate SW786 chromosome 7, ValleyOak3.0 Primary Assembly, whole genome shotgun sequence and carries:
- the LOC115952156 gene encoding probable transcription factor At3g04930, giving the protein MASEESDTVFADEDFDDDDDELSEEDDEEELDDDENDDVLLDPEDNDIINFASPSTSSPTVTVAVPSSSVTNAILAVEPPIAKLAITTTVITTVATTTAATATTTPSPKRQRITIEPHLEEKKSQPIPIDDSRRLFQRLWTDKDEIELLQGFLDYTTSRGVGKIAWSE